One Setaria italica strain Yugu1 chromosome II, Setaria_italica_v2.0, whole genome shotgun sequence DNA segment encodes these proteins:
- the LOC101777245 gene encoding uncharacterized protein LOC101777245, with protein MPSIAGGGRGRLFAAHRDAIWWLRRRQHPPFSSLVGGGGRGDAPHLPVLIVGAGPVGLVLSFLLTKFGIKCAVIEKNVEFTRHPRAHFINNRTMEIFRKLDGLAGDIERSQPPVDLWRKFVYCTSLSGSILGSVDHMKQEDFDKVISPISVAHFSQYKLVDLLLKKLEGIGFQTCFPSEIGDSAQDLGLESKILMGHECTSFQQTDEGILVEASVNNGGKIRNRKLHCGLLLGTDGARSTVRELAGISMDGERDLQKLVSVHFLSRDLGRYLSRQRPGMLFFIFNPGAIGVLVAHDLENGEFVLQIPFYPPQQMFEEFSTKVCEQIIVKLVGWEPADIQVLDIKPWAMHAEVAEKYIGCSNRVVLVGDAAHHFPPAGGFGMNTGVQDAHNLAWKLGLMLTGVASPSIVQTYESERRPVAIFNTELSVENFKAAMSIPATLGLDPTVANSVHQVINRSLGSIIPRNVQKAVLEGLFSIGRAQVSDYILNEKNPLGSLRLARLRSILDEGRSLQLQFPAEDLGFCYEEGAIHAENCGEKTQKGVKLKHSRASRKYIPSAKVGSRLPHMLVRALPASSEGVFSTLDLVSRDKLEFVLIIAPLKESYEIARTTLKVADEFKLSAKVCVMWPQGSADAEVEESRSELVPWTNYVDVEEVPRVSGNSWWDMCQISRKNVILVRPDEHIAWRTESDVVSDADSEVTGVFSQILCLNNSHQV; from the exons ATGCCGtcgatcgccggcggcgggcgcgggcgcctctTCGCCGCGCACCGGGACGCGATCTggtggctccgccgccgccagcacccGCCCTTCTCGTCCCTCGTCGGCGGGGGAGGCCGAGGCGACGCGCCGCATCTGCCGGTGCTCATCGTCGGAGCTGGGCCCGTCGGGCtcgtcctctccttcctcctcaccAAATTCG GGATCAAATGCGCGGTGATAGAGAAGAATGTGGAGTTCACTCGCCATCCCCGAGCgcacttcatcaacaaccgcaCAATGGAG ATCTTCCGCAAGTTGGATGGCTTGGCAGGGGACATCGAGAGGTCCCAGCCACCTGTGGATTTGTGGAGGAAGTTTGTGTATTGTACTTCACTCTCTGGTTCCATTCTTGGATCGGTCGATCACATGAAACAGGAAG ATTTTGACAAGGTCATTAGTCCTATATCGGTTGCACACTTCTCGCAGTACAAACTAGTTGATTTGCTACTCAAGAAGTTGGAAGGTATTGGTTTTCAGACATGCTTTCCCAGTGAGATTGGTGACTCAGCGCAGGATTTGGGGTTGGAAAGCAAGATATTGATGGGGCATGAGTGCACATCCTTTCAGCAGACCGATGAGGGTATTTTGGTTGAAGCATCAGTTAACAATGGAGGGAAGATACGGAACAGAAAGCTACACTGTGGTCTTCTACTAGGGACAGATGGTGCAAGAAGCACCGTGCGTGAATTGGCAGGTATATCTATGGATGGTGAAAGGGACTTGCAGAAACTGGTCAGTGTGCATTTTCTTAGCAGAGATCTAGGCAGATATTTATCCAGACAGAGGCCTGGGATGTTGTTCTTCATTTTTAACCCAGGCGCAATTGGTGTACTGGTTGCACATGACCTGGAGAATGGGGAATTCGTATTGCAG ATTCCATTTTACCCTCCTCAGCAGATGTTTGAAGAATTCAGCACTAAG GTATGTGAGCAAATTATTGTCAAATTAGTTGGATGGGAGCCTGCAGATATTCAGGTTTTAGACATAAAACCATGGGCAATGCATGCTGAAGTGGCAGAAAAGTACATTGGTTGCAGCAATCGTGTAGTTCTCGTTGGCGATGCTGCTCACCATTTTCCTCCTGCCGGTGGTTTTG GAATGAACACTGGTGTTCAGGATGCACATAATTTGGCTTGGAAATTGGGCTTAATGCTGACTGGTGTTGCTTCACCATCAATAGTGCAAACTTATGAATCAGAGCGCCGACCT GTTGCCATTTTCAATACAGAACTGAGTGTGGAGAACTTCAAAGCAGCAATGTCTATTCCTGCAACCCTTGGTCTTGATCCAACTGTTGCAAACTCAG TGCATCAAGTTATTAATAGAAGCCTAGGATCAATCATTCCCAGAAATGTACAGAAGGCAGTGCTGGAAGGATTGTTTTCCATTGGTCGGGCACAAGTCTCAGATTATATTCTGAATGAGAAAAATCCCCTGGGGTCCTTGAGATTAGCAAGATTGAGAAGCATTCTTGATGAAGGAAGAAGTCTGCAGCTGCAATTCCCTGCAGAGGATCTTGGCTTCTG CTATGAAGAAGGAGCAATACATGCTGAAAATTGCGGTGAGAAGACTCAGAAAGGAGTAAAACTAAAGCACTCGAGGGCATCAAGAAAGTACATCCCATCCGCAAAGGTTGGTTCGCGGCTACCCCACATGCTAGTAAGAGCACTGCCTGCTTCAAGTGAG GGTGTGTTCTCAACACTGGATCTGGTAAGCAGGGATAAACTTGAGTTTGTTCTCATCATCGCACCACTGAAAGAGTCATATGAGATCGCCCGTACAACCCTCAAGGTAGCAGATGAGTTCAAGTTGTCAGCCAAAGTATGTGTCATGTGGCCACAAGGTTCTGCTGATGCGGAAGTGGAAGAGAGCAGATCTGAGCTAGTACCCTGGACGAACTATGTCGATGTCGAGGAAGTGCCTAGGGTATCTGGTAATTCATGGTGGGATATGTGTCAGATTAGCAGGAAAAATGTCATCCTGGTTAGACCTGATGAGCACATAGCATGGAGAACGGAATCAGACGTGGTGAGTGACGCTGATTCAGAAGTTACGGGAGTCTTTTCACAAATTTTGTGCCTAAATAATTCTCACCAGGTATAG